Proteins co-encoded in one Xanthomonas campestris pv. badrii genomic window:
- the xpsF gene encoding type II secretion system protein XpsF, with product MPLYRYKALDAHGEMLDGQMEAASDAEVALRLQEQGHLPVETRLATGENDSPSLRMLLRKKPFDNAALVQFTQQLSTLIGAGQPLDRALSILMDLPDDDKSRRVIGDVRDTVRGGAPLSSALERQHGLFSKLYINMVRAGEAGGSMQDTLQRLADYLERSRALKGKVINALIYPAILLAVVGCALLFLLGYVVPQFAQMYESLDVALPWFTQAVLSVGLLVRDWWIVLVVVPGVLGLWLDRKRRNAAFRAALDEWLLRQKVIGSLIARLETARLTRTLGTLLRNGVPLLAAIGIARNVMSNTALVEDVATAADDVKNGHGLSMSLARGKRFPRLALQMIQVGEESGALDTMLLKTADTFELETAQAIDRALAALVPLITLVLASVVGLVIISVLVPLYDLTNAIG from the coding sequence ATGCCCCTCTACCGCTACAAGGCGCTCGACGCCCACGGCGAGATGCTCGATGGCCAGATGGAAGCGGCCAGCGATGCCGAGGTGGCGCTGCGGCTGCAGGAACAAGGCCATCTGCCGGTGGAAACCCGCCTGGCCACCGGAGAAAACGACTCGCCGTCGTTGCGCATGCTGCTGCGCAAGAAACCGTTCGACAACGCGGCGCTGGTGCAGTTCACCCAACAGCTGTCCACCCTGATCGGCGCCGGGCAGCCGTTGGATCGAGCCCTGTCGATCCTGATGGACCTGCCCGACGACGACAAAAGCCGGCGCGTGATCGGCGATGTGCGCGACACCGTGCGCGGTGGCGCGCCGCTGTCCTCGGCACTGGAGCGCCAGCACGGGCTGTTTTCCAAGCTGTACATCAACATGGTGCGCGCCGGCGAGGCCGGCGGCAGCATGCAGGACACCTTGCAACGGCTGGCCGATTACCTGGAACGCAGCCGTGCGCTCAAGGGTAAGGTCATCAATGCGCTGATCTATCCGGCGATCCTGCTGGCGGTGGTGGGCTGCGCGCTGTTGTTCCTGCTTGGCTACGTGGTGCCGCAATTTGCGCAGATGTACGAGAGCCTGGATGTCGCCTTGCCGTGGTTCACTCAGGCGGTGCTGAGCGTGGGCCTGCTGGTGCGCGACTGGTGGATCGTGCTGGTGGTGGTGCCGGGCGTGCTGGGATTGTGGCTGGATCGCAAGCGTCGCAATGCGGCGTTCCGTGCGGCACTGGATGAATGGTTGTTGCGGCAGAAGGTGATCGGCAGCCTGATCGCACGGCTGGAAACCGCACGGCTGACACGCACGCTGGGTACCTTGTTGCGCAATGGCGTACCGCTGCTGGCGGCGATCGGCATCGCACGCAACGTGATGTCCAATACCGCGCTGGTCGAGGACGTGGCCACCGCTGCCGACGACGTCAAGAACGGCCACGGGCTGTCGATGTCGCTGGCGCGCGGCAAGCGGTTCCCGCGGCTGGCGTTGCAGATGATCCAGGTCGGCGAGGAATCCGGCGCCCTGGACACCATGCTGCTCAAGACCGCCGATACCTTCGAGCTGGAAACCGCGCAGGCCATCGATCGCGCACTGGCGGCGCTGGTGCCGTTGATCACCCTGGTGCTGGCCTCGGTGGTGGGGCTGGTCATCATTTCGGTGCTGGTACCGCTGTATGACCTCACCAATGCGATCGGCTGA
- the gspG gene encoding type II secretion system major pseudopilin GspG, which yields MIKRSITRSPSRAAQAGMSLLEIIIVIVLIGAVLTLVGSRVLGGADRGKANLAKSQIQTLAGKIENFQLDTGKLPGKLDDLVTQPGGSSGWLGPYAKPAELNDPWGHTIEYRVPGDGQPFDLMSLGKDGRPGGSSYDADIKYQ from the coding sequence ATGATCAAGCGTTCCATTACCCGCAGTCCGTCGCGTGCAGCCCAGGCCGGCATGAGCCTGCTGGAAATCATCATCGTCATCGTGCTGATCGGCGCGGTGTTGACCCTGGTGGGCAGCCGCGTGCTGGGCGGTGCCGACCGCGGCAAGGCCAACCTGGCCAAATCGCAGATCCAGACCCTGGCCGGCAAGATCGAGAATTTCCAGCTCGACACCGGCAAGTTGCCGGGCAAGCTCGACGACCTGGTCACCCAGCCCGGCGGCAGCAGCGGTTGGTTGGGCCCGTACGCCAAGCCGGCCGAACTCAACGACCCGTGGGGCCACACCATCGAATACCGCGTCCCCGGCGATGGCCAGCCGTTCGATCTGATGAGCCTGGGCAAGGACGGTCGCCCCGGTGGCAGCAGCTACGACGCGGACATCAAGTACCAGTAA
- the xpsH gene encoding type II secretion system protein XpsH yields MRVARPPLRCPHAVVGSGGRRTRGSSLLEMLLVIALIAMAGVLAAAALNGGIDGMRLRTAGKAIASQLRHTRTQAIATGTPQRFLIDPQQRRWEAPGGHHGDLPASLQVRFTGARQVQSREDQGAIQFFPDGASTGGRIDLQVKDARWRVDVGWITGEVRSGPLRTPAP; encoded by the coding sequence ATGCGCGTTGCGCGTCCGCCGTTGCGTTGCCCGCATGCAGTGGTCGGTTCTGGGGGCAGGCGCACGCGTGGCAGTTCGTTGCTGGAAATGTTGCTGGTCATTGCGTTGATCGCGATGGCCGGCGTACTGGCCGCCGCCGCATTGAACGGTGGTATCGACGGCATGCGGCTGCGCACTGCCGGCAAGGCGATCGCCTCGCAGTTGCGCCATACGCGCACCCAGGCGATTGCCACCGGCACGCCGCAGCGGTTTCTGATCGATCCGCAGCAGCGCCGCTGGGAAGCGCCTGGCGGCCATCACGGCGATCTTCCGGCGTCGTTGCAGGTGCGTTTCACCGGCGCGCGCCAGGTGCAATCGCGGGAAGATCAAGGCGCCATCCAGTTCTTCCCCGATGGGGCATCCACGGGTGGCCGGATCGACCTGCAGGTCAAGGACGCGCGCTGGCGCGTGGACGTGGGCTGGATCACCGGCGAAGTACGTTCCGGACCGTTGCGGACGCCAGCGCCATGA
- the xpsI gene encoding type II secretion system protein XpsI — MKRQGGYTLIEVIVAFALLALALSLLLGSLSGAARQVRAADESTRATLHAQSLLAVQGIEKPLVPEQQQGTFENGHFRWSMDVRPYDEPRRNPQAPVAPGGHRLLQLTLVVRWGEAANQVLQWRTLRLVAASAQDGTL; from the coding sequence ATGAAGCGTCAAGGCGGTTACACCCTGATCGAAGTCATCGTCGCCTTCGCGTTGCTGGCGCTGGCGCTGAGCCTGTTGCTGGGATCGTTGTCCGGTGCGGCGCGCCAGGTACGTGCGGCCGATGAAAGCACGCGCGCCACCTTGCACGCGCAGTCGTTGCTGGCCGTGCAGGGGATCGAAAAACCACTGGTGCCCGAGCAGCAGCAGGGCACCTTCGAAAACGGGCACTTCCGCTGGTCGATGGACGTGCGCCCCTATGACGAGCCGCGGCGCAATCCGCAGGCGCCAGTCGCGCCGGGCGGGCATCGCCTGCTGCAGCTGACCCTGGTGGTGCGTTGGGGCGAAGCGGCCAACCAAGTGCTGCAATGGCGCACCTTGCGCCTGGTTGCGGCCAGCGCGCAGGACGGGACGCTGTGA
- a CDS encoding type II secretion system protein J, whose amino-acid sequence MSRSRSAGFTLIEVLLATMLLVGGLTLAFATLRSASAVSQRGEAIAQRSERVRAVEEFLRRRLAAALPLAMGIDPQSQQPMLFIGEPQRMRFAADIPDYLGRGGPYLHDLSVAGDGEQRRLQIALTMLQSGKSIEEGTALPPETLADGVQQVSFRYRGRDPQNGRLSAWLPQWEWHDRLPLMVRIEIRSNDAPWPPVVVALPQSSNPGAGQ is encoded by the coding sequence GTGAGCCGGTCGCGCAGCGCAGGCTTTACCTTGATCGAGGTGTTGCTGGCCACGATGTTGCTGGTCGGCGGGCTGACGCTGGCCTTTGCCACCTTGCGCTCGGCCAGCGCGGTGAGCCAGCGCGGCGAAGCGATCGCACAGCGCAGCGAGCGCGTACGTGCGGTGGAAGAATTCCTGCGCCGACGGCTGGCGGCCGCGTTGCCGCTGGCCATGGGCATCGATCCGCAGAGCCAGCAGCCGATGCTGTTCATCGGCGAGCCGCAGCGCATGCGCTTTGCCGCCGACATCCCGGATTACCTGGGCCGCGGCGGACCGTATCTGCACGACCTGTCGGTGGCCGGCGATGGCGAGCAACGCCGCCTGCAGATTGCGCTGACCATGTTGCAATCGGGCAAGTCGATCGAAGAAGGCACCGCCTTGCCGCCGGAGACGCTGGCCGACGGCGTGCAGCAGGTGAGCTTCCGGTATCGCGGCAGGGACCCGCAAAATGGCCGCCTGAGCGCGTGGCTGCCGCAGTGGGAATGGCATGACCGGCTCCCGCTGATGGTGCGCATCGAGATCCGCAGCAACGATGCGCCGTGGCCGCCGGTGGTGGTGGCGCTGCCGCAATCCAGCAACCCGGGAGCGGGGCAATGA
- a CDS encoding general secretion pathway protein GspK, whose protein sequence is MSRARGAALVLVLWLIALLTAMIGAFALTARVEALQGSMLRNGAQAQEYARAGLEYALWRLQNTDTQARWRADGRRYRWRMDDATVEIRITDESGKVDLNMAEPALLAGLVRAVGGEQGRDTRIAGAIVDWRDGDSLSQPGGGAEDRDYADAGLPYGAKDSPFETLGELRLVLGMDSELYRKLLPNITLYSGRSRPEARFAPGPVLTAMGLDAQQLLAQRDAPLGLPGSEATVGGSDTYSVESRARLSQGREAVLRAVVSTSASALPGSAYTVLRWEEGAAVQ, encoded by the coding sequence ATGAGCCGGGCGCGCGGTGCCGCGCTGGTGCTGGTGTTGTGGCTGATCGCGTTGCTCACCGCGATGATCGGCGCATTCGCGCTGACCGCACGTGTGGAAGCCCTGCAGGGCAGCATGCTGCGCAATGGCGCGCAAGCTCAGGAATATGCGCGTGCCGGCCTGGAATACGCCCTCTGGCGCCTGCAAAACACCGACACCCAGGCGCGCTGGCGCGCGGATGGCCGGCGCTATCGTTGGCGGATGGACGATGCCACGGTGGAAATCCGCATCACCGATGAAAGCGGCAAGGTGGATCTGAACATGGCCGAGCCGGCGCTGCTGGCTGGGTTGGTGCGTGCAGTCGGCGGCGAACAGGGCCGCGATACGCGCATTGCCGGCGCCATCGTCGACTGGCGCGATGGCGATTCGCTGAGCCAACCCGGTGGCGGTGCGGAGGATCGCGATTATGCCGATGCCGGCCTGCCGTACGGCGCAAAGGACAGCCCGTTCGAAACCCTGGGCGAACTGCGCCTGGTGTTGGGCATGGACAGCGAGCTGTATCGCAAGCTGCTGCCCAACATCACCTTGTACAGCGGGCGCTCGCGTCCGGAAGCGCGCTTTGCGCCTGGCCCGGTGTTGACCGCGATGGGGCTGGATGCGCAGCAACTGCTGGCCCAGCGTGACGCGCCGCTGGGTTTGCCGGGCAGCGAGGCGACGGTCGGTGGCTCTGACACTTATAGTGTCGAGAGCCGGGCGCGACTGAGTCAGGGACGCGAGGCTGTATTGCGGGCGGTGGTGTCCACCAGCGCGTCTGCCTTGCCGGGATCGGCCTATACCGTGTTGCGTTGGGAAGAGGGAGCAGCAGTGCAATGA
- a CDS encoding PilN domain-containing protein, which produces MTAWRDTLGRIGVRAMPGAGGFWRWWQHSLLAWLPQRWQWQLGLSQARLLLQLDGETLHLVRQRDHSREAIASLPWPVQPQEVNAVLPTALDGLPRHWLLPAAHTLRRPLRLPAAAAARLQDVARFEIDRQTPFTADQVYFDARVLDVREDGQLDAELVVVPRRMIDGPAGVPDAWATALSGIDVADAQGAPLGVNLLPPARRLRRSDPMQRWNLMLAATALVLLAVAGWLLLDNRRQAAADLRAKVQANAARARQVAAERQQLMDLVEGANFFQKQRATRPTSVEIWDELSRRLPGGTYLEKFSVEGGQLQLIGLSNEASSLVRRLEGSPLWRTPSLTGVLQSDAGRNVDRFTITAELAGPDAKEAADATQR; this is translated from the coding sequence ATGACCGCATGGCGGGATACCTTGGGTCGTATCGGCGTACGCGCCATGCCGGGAGCCGGAGGCTTCTGGCGTTGGTGGCAGCACTCGCTGCTGGCGTGGTTGCCGCAGCGCTGGCAATGGCAGTTGGGCCTGTCGCAGGCGCGTCTGCTGCTGCAGCTCGACGGAGAGACCCTGCACCTGGTGCGCCAGCGCGATCACAGCCGCGAGGCGATCGCCAGCCTGCCCTGGCCGGTGCAGCCGCAGGAAGTCAACGCCGTGCTGCCGACCGCGCTGGACGGACTGCCGCGGCATTGGCTGCTGCCGGCCGCACACACCTTGCGGCGCCCCTTGCGCCTGCCGGCCGCTGCTGCGGCGCGGCTGCAGGATGTGGCGCGCTTTGAGATCGACCGGCAAACCCCGTTCACCGCCGACCAGGTGTATTTCGATGCACGCGTGCTCGACGTGCGCGAAGACGGCCAGCTCGATGCCGAACTGGTGGTGGTGCCGCGGCGCATGATCGATGGCCCGGCCGGTGTGCCCGATGCCTGGGCCACAGCCTTGTCCGGCATCGACGTGGCCGATGCGCAGGGCGCGCCGCTGGGCGTGAACCTGCTGCCGCCGGCACGCCGCCTGCGCCGCAGCGACCCGATGCAGCGCTGGAACCTGATGCTTGCCGCCACCGCCTTGGTGTTGCTGGCGGTAGCCGGCTGGCTGCTGCTGGACAATCGCCGCCAGGCCGCCGCCGACCTGCGCGCCAAGGTACAGGCCAATGCCGCGCGCGCGCGCCAGGTGGCCGCCGAACGCCAGCAGCTGATGGACCTGGTCGAAGGCGCCAACTTCTTCCAGAAACAACGCGCCACGCGCCCGACTTCGGTGGAGATCTGGGACGAGCTGAGCCGGCGTCTGCCGGGCGGTACCTATCTGGAAAAATTCTCGGTCGAAGGCGGGCAATTGCAATTGATCGGCTTGAGCAACGAAGCTTCCTCGCTGGTGCGGCGTCTGGAAGGCTCGCCGCTGTGGCGCACGCCTTCGTTGACCGGCGTGCTGCAAAGCGATGCCGGCCGCAACGTCGATCGCTTCACCATCACCGCCGAGCTGGCCGGCCCGGATGCGAAGGAGGCGGCCGATGCCACGCAACGTTAA
- the gspM gene encoding type II secretion system protein GspM, whose translation MPRNVKRDRWIALGLLLLVLGVAYLVLVHPWFTQPMIAVQDELQALRERELRVRVQLQQAPEVSKRLQQARQTLESRPGFLPETSAELASAGLVQRLERAVVEASPGNRSCAISNRSPLQPESKDRFTRVAVQVRLRCGTPELASVLYSLENGTPRLFVDNLNVMAQRYQLSPNESGNGLDIAFELAGYLRPGASAAPLNTDAAPAATDPGEASNAP comes from the coding sequence ATGCCACGCAACGTTAAACGCGACCGCTGGATCGCGTTGGGCCTGCTGTTGCTGGTGCTGGGCGTGGCATATCTGGTGCTGGTGCACCCGTGGTTCACCCAGCCGATGATCGCCGTGCAGGACGAACTGCAAGCGCTGCGCGAGCGCGAGCTGCGCGTGCGTGTGCAGCTGCAGCAGGCACCGGAAGTCAGCAAACGGCTGCAGCAGGCGCGCCAGACCCTGGAAAGCCGCCCCGGCTTCCTGCCGGAAACCTCCGCCGAGCTGGCCTCGGCCGGACTGGTGCAGCGGCTGGAACGCGCGGTGGTGGAAGCCAGCCCCGGCAACCGCAGCTGCGCCATCAGCAACCGCTCGCCGCTGCAGCCGGAAAGCAAGGACCGCTTCACCCGCGTGGCGGTGCAGGTGCGCCTGCGCTGCGGCACCCCGGAGCTGGCTTCGGTGCTGTACAGCCTGGAAAACGGCACCCCGCGCCTGTTCGTGGACAATCTCAACGTGATGGCGCAGCGCTACCAACTCTCGCCCAACGAAAGCGGCAACGGCCTGGATATCGCCTTCGAACTGGCCGGCTATCTGCGCCCGGGCGCCAGCGCCGCGCCGTTGAACACCGATGCCGCGCCCGCCGCTACCGATCCCGGGGAGGCCAGCAATGCGCCTTGA
- the xpsN gene encoding type II secretion system protein XpsN → MRLDLIGLRTWLLATVVGWALLVCILAVAGLGKRVDLLPDDPALVQRLPTLPAPAPERLGAFEKYSEIAAHPAFAEDRLPHPFFLSGNDGSGAASTVRLTGVLLTENFKMATLTLDPQDSVRVQLGGEAVKGWRLLALQPRSATIEGPGGTQTLELHVFNGQGGQPPTATAAARGAAAGSPPLPPPDAAATVQPPQQPQPQPTTPPQQQPGGQAPPTVPPQRSDGAQEAPRPSDDQMRAIRERIEARRRQLQQQRQSGSTPGQTQ, encoded by the coding sequence ATGCGCCTTGACCTGATCGGCCTGCGCACCTGGCTGCTGGCCACGGTGGTCGGCTGGGCGCTGCTGGTGTGCATCCTGGCGGTGGCCGGGCTGGGCAAGCGGGTGGACCTGCTGCCGGACGACCCGGCGCTGGTGCAACGCCTGCCCACCCTGCCGGCGCCGGCGCCTGAGCGCCTGGGGGCCTTCGAGAAGTATTCGGAGATCGCCGCGCACCCGGCCTTCGCCGAAGACCGCCTGCCGCACCCGTTCTTCCTGTCCGGCAACGACGGCAGCGGCGCCGCCTCGACGGTGCGCCTGACCGGCGTGCTGCTGACCGAGAACTTCAAGATGGCCACGCTGACCCTGGACCCACAGGATTCGGTGCGCGTGCAGCTGGGCGGCGAGGCGGTCAAGGGCTGGCGCCTGCTGGCGCTGCAGCCGCGCAGCGCAACCATCGAAGGCCCCGGCGGTACCCAGACCCTGGAACTGCATGTGTTCAACGGCCAGGGCGGGCAGCCGCCCACCGCCACTGCCGCCGCGCGTGGCGCCGCCGCTGGCAGCCCGCCGTTACCGCCGCCCGATGCCGCCGCGACCGTGCAACCGCCGCAGCAGCCACAGCCGCAACCGACCACGCCGCCACAGCAGCAACCCGGCGGGCAGGCACCGCCAACGGTGCCGCCGCAGCGCAGCGATGGCGCACAGGAAGCCCCACGCCCCTCCGACGATCAGATGCGCGCCATCCGCGAACGTATCGAAGCCCGACGCCGCCAGCTGCAACAGCAGCGCCAGAGCGGCTCTACCCCCGGTCAGACCCAATGA